From Streptomyces qinzhouensis, one genomic window encodes:
- a CDS encoding TetR family transcriptional regulator C-terminal domain-containing protein produces MARVRLSVAQRREELLGAAVEQIQRRGVANVRIADVAASLGVSNALVLYHFSTKEQLVAAAFAHAADADLAHLRKLLGRRTSAVRKLRAAVRWYAPTGAAKGWRLWIEGWAASLREPALREVARDLDQQWKAALTEVIAEGAAKGEFPCPDPAAAAWRLTAFLDGLAVQMTSYAGSLSRAAMLEWTDEALARELGLERAELAAALR; encoded by the coding sequence GTGGCAAGAGTCCGGTTGAGCGTGGCACAGCGGCGCGAGGAACTCCTCGGTGCCGCCGTCGAGCAGATCCAGCGGCGCGGTGTCGCGAACGTACGGATCGCCGATGTCGCCGCCTCCCTGGGAGTCAGCAACGCCCTGGTGCTCTACCACTTCTCGACCAAGGAACAACTGGTGGCGGCCGCCTTCGCCCACGCCGCGGACGCCGACCTCGCCCATCTGCGCAAACTGCTGGGACGGCGAACGTCGGCGGTGCGGAAGCTGCGGGCGGCGGTCCGCTGGTACGCACCGACCGGGGCGGCCAAGGGCTGGCGGTTGTGGATCGAAGGCTGGGCGGCGTCGCTGCGCGAGCCCGCCCTGCGGGAGGTCGCCCGCGATCTGGACCAGCAGTGGAAGGCCGCACTCACCGAGGTCATCGCGGAGGGCGCGGCCAAGGGGGAGTTCCCCTGCCCCGACCCGGCCGCGGCCGCCTGGCGGCTGACGGCCTTCCTGGACGGGCTCGCCGTCCAGATGACCTCGTACGCCGGATCGCTGTCCCGCGCGGCGATGCTGGAGTGGACCGACGAGGCACTCGCCCGCGAACTGGGTCTGGAACGGGCCGAACTGGCCGCGGCCCTGCGCTGA
- a CDS encoding glutamate dehydrogenase yields MTDHPLLSLTWTDPVTGRQGHLVVDRLVRGVASGGLRMRPGCTLEEVTGLARGMTMKEALHYDPDRPAGRYLPLGGAKGGLDCDPRDPEAYGLLVRYLRAVRPYLETVWATGEDLGLTQDVVDRAVREAGLVSSVQAVYPLLDDETAARRRLADAFAVEVDGIGLDELAGGCGVAESVLAALDRAGVPYAGTRVSLQGLGTMGGATARFLSGAGLRIVAVADLKGTIAHPDGLDVEALLAARDAFGTVDRSALRPGDLELPGDAWLSVAAEVLVPAAVSYAIDAADADRIGARWIVEAANMPVLPEAETVLARRGVTVLPDVVVNSGTNAWWWWTLFGDIGADPDEAFAHLRGSMRRLVGSVLARAEADGTTPRAAAHAIVAERLPVITERFGGPV; encoded by the coding sequence ATGACCGACCACCCTCTTCTCTCGCTCACCTGGACCGATCCGGTCACGGGCCGGCAGGGCCATCTCGTCGTGGACCGGCTCGTCCGCGGTGTGGCCAGTGGCGGGCTGCGGATGCGGCCCGGCTGCACCCTGGAGGAGGTGACGGGGCTGGCCCGCGGGATGACGATGAAGGAGGCGCTGCACTACGACCCCGACCGCCCGGCCGGGAGGTATCTGCCGCTGGGCGGGGCGAAGGGCGGGCTGGACTGCGACCCCCGCGATCCGGAGGCGTACGGCCTCCTGGTCCGTTATCTGCGCGCCGTCCGCCCGTATCTGGAGACCGTGTGGGCCACCGGCGAGGACCTCGGCCTGACCCAGGACGTCGTGGACCGCGCCGTGCGCGAGGCCGGGCTGGTCTCGTCGGTCCAGGCCGTCTACCCGCTACTGGACGACGAGACGGCGGCCCGGCGGCGGCTCGCCGACGCCTTCGCGGTGGAGGTCGATGGCATCGGGCTCGACGAACTGGCCGGCGGCTGCGGAGTGGCGGAATCCGTCCTGGCCGCGCTGGACCGCGCGGGCGTGCCGTACGCGGGCACCCGGGTGTCCCTCCAGGGGCTGGGCACGATGGGCGGCGCGACCGCCCGCTTCCTGTCCGGTGCGGGGCTGCGGATCGTGGCGGTCGCCGATCTGAAGGGCACGATCGCCCATCCGGACGGGCTCGACGTCGAGGCGCTGCTCGCGGCCCGGGACGCCTTCGGCACGGTGGACCGTTCGGCCCTCCGGCCCGGCGACCTCGAACTGCCGGGCGATGCCTGGCTGTCGGTGGCCGCGGAGGTCCTCGTACCGGCGGCGGTTTCCTATGCGATCGACGCCGCCGACGCGGACCGGATCGGGGCCCGCTGGATCGTCGAGGCCGCGAATATGCCGGTCCTGCCGGAGGCGGAGACGGTGCTGGCCCGGCGCGGGGTGACCGTCCTGCCCGACGTGGTGGTCAACTCCGGTACGAACGCCTGGTGGTGGTGGACCCTCTTCGGGGACATCGGGGCGGACCCGGACGAGGCCTTCGCGCATCTCCGCGGCTCGATGCGCCGGCTGGTCGGCTCGGTGCTGGCCCGGGCGGAGGCCGACGGCACGACACCGCGCGCGGCGGCGCACGCGATCGTGGCCGAGCGGCTGCCGGTGATAACGGAACGGTTCGGCGGCCCCGTCTGA
- a CDS encoding MBL fold metallo-hydrolase, which produces MTEAGSPRTLRSRLRALRAEAFGADPSGERLERILRSPNFEDGSFRNPVGARTRPSGASMVEFAKIYFHKEARSRRSPAGRIPVHPTTATDLAKPPVTGLRLTWMGHSSVLAEIDGRRVLFDPVWGERCSPYSFAGPKRLHPVPLPLAALGPVDAVVISHDHYDHLDLPTIKALASSDTVFAIPLGVGAHLERWGVPAGRLRELDWQESADIAGLRFTATPARHFCGRGLRNQQNTLWASWVVAGAEHRVYHSGDTGYFPGFREIGAEHGPFDATMIQIGAYSEYWPDIHMTPEEGLRAHLDLQRGEPTGVMLPIHWGTFNLAPHPWAEPGEGTVAAAAPTGARLALPVPGRPFEPTAGDAPGEQWWRTVATAPVGGWSAPAAAVRAPAATADGQTPGTDGQKVAPST; this is translated from the coding sequence GTGACCGAAGCCGGCTCACCCCGCACACTGCGATCCCGGCTGCGCGCCCTGCGCGCCGAAGCGTTCGGCGCCGACCCCTCCGGAGAGCGGCTGGAGCGGATCCTGCGCTCGCCGAACTTCGAGGACGGGTCGTTCCGGAATCCGGTGGGCGCCAGGACCCGGCCGTCCGGCGCATCGATGGTCGAATTCGCCAAGATCTACTTCCACAAGGAGGCACGGAGCCGCAGATCCCCCGCCGGGCGGATCCCGGTCCACCCCACCACCGCCACCGATCTGGCGAAGCCGCCGGTGACCGGGCTCCGGCTCACCTGGATGGGGCATTCCAGCGTCCTCGCCGAGATCGACGGCCGCCGGGTCCTCTTCGACCCGGTCTGGGGCGAGCGCTGCTCCCCCTACTCCTTCGCCGGGCCCAAGCGGCTGCACCCCGTCCCGCTGCCCCTCGCCGCGCTCGGCCCGGTCGACGCCGTGGTGATCTCCCACGACCACTACGACCATCTCGACCTGCCCACGATCAAGGCCCTGGCCTCGTCCGACACGGTCTTCGCGATCCCGCTCGGCGTCGGCGCCCATCTGGAGCGCTGGGGCGTCCCGGCCGGCCGGCTGCGCGAACTCGACTGGCAGGAGTCCGCCGATATCGCCGGACTGCGGTTCACCGCCACCCCCGCCCGGCACTTCTGCGGTCGCGGCCTGCGCAACCAGCAGAACACCCTCTGGGCCTCCTGGGTCGTCGCCGGGGCCGAGCACCGCGTCTATCACAGCGGTGACACGGGCTACTTCCCCGGCTTCCGCGAGATCGGCGCCGAACACGGCCCCTTCGACGCCACCATGATCCAAATCGGCGCCTACAGCGAGTACTGGCCCGATATCCATATGACGCCGGAGGAGGGCCTGCGCGCCCATCTCGACCTCCAGCGGGGCGAGCCCACCGGAGTGATGCTCCCCATCCACTGGGGCACCTTCAATCTCGCCCCGCACCCCTGGGCGGAGCCCGGCGAAGGGACGGTCGCCGCGGCCGCCCCCACCGGCGCCCGGCTCGCCCTGCCGGTCCCCGGCCGCCCCTTCGAGCCGACCGCCGGGGACGCCCCCGGCGAGCAGTGGTGGCGTACGGTCGCGACCGCACCGGTCGGCGGCTGGTCCGCCCCGGCCGCCGCCGTCAGAGCCCCGGCCGCCACCGCGGACGGACAGACACCCGGCACGGACGGCCAGAAGGTCGCCCCCTCGACCTGA
- a CDS encoding sensor histidine kinase, translated as MSQQRPPAPRTGGSDGGGRHGRQAARPGPQADGPRPARPRPPYPDTGLRPQLLRTTVLPTLAAALSGATAVAFTIQTTGAGPSTTLWAVLATSAVLAMASVAAAAISADRLATTVLSRAAALRRTAERDQTDLAAVVEGIRRGEGPPPARPPAPAPTGGDEFDLLARELGRFRETAVAAVVQASRLSTSVGNEQKVEVFVNLARRLQSLVHREIQLLDDLENEVEDPELLKGLFHVDHLATRIRRHAENLAVLGGAVSRRQWSNPVTMTEVLRSAIAEVEQYPRVKLVPPIDGTLRGHAVADVIHLLAELVENATLFSAPHTQVLLRAQYVTAGLAVEVEDRGLGMPADEQTRMNALLADPDQVNVAHLLQDGRIGLFVVSALARRHGIAVRLRTNIYGGVQAVLVLPQGLLGTDPEGLRTGGSLVPSPSGRTRRARNRFDAPLPVPAAVPVPAGDGGTRLRPAPHPVPRPPGPLPVRTENPDRRNPATAALTGAPPHPFRTPADHDFPRYEPVYEPRHAAPAGPGEPERPRLPRRRVQEHLVPQLRTPPPPRRPDENAVHDPGLMAAFQRGITLAEAADAQHRQERQHSPRPHHETPTASHAPMTAPGDPRRNDTTTKE; from the coding sequence ATGTCTCAACAACGCCCACCCGCCCCCCGGACCGGCGGCAGTGACGGCGGCGGACGGCACGGCAGGCAGGCCGCCCGGCCCGGGCCGCAGGCGGACGGACCCCGGCCGGCGCGTCCCCGCCCCCCGTACCCGGACACCGGTCTGCGCCCGCAACTGCTGCGCACGACGGTCCTTCCGACGCTCGCCGCCGCACTGAGCGGTGCCACGGCCGTGGCGTTCACCATCCAGACCACCGGCGCCGGTCCCTCCACCACACTCTGGGCCGTCCTGGCCACCTCCGCGGTGCTGGCCATGGCCTCCGTCGCCGCCGCGGCGATCAGCGCGGACCGGCTGGCGACCACCGTGCTGTCCCGCGCCGCCGCTCTGCGCCGTACCGCCGAACGCGACCAGACGGATCTCGCGGCCGTCGTCGAGGGCATCCGGCGCGGCGAGGGACCGCCCCCGGCGCGCCCTCCCGCCCCCGCGCCCACGGGCGGCGACGAGTTCGATCTGCTCGCCCGGGAGCTGGGCCGCTTCCGGGAGACCGCCGTCGCCGCCGTCGTCCAGGCGTCCCGGCTCTCCACCAGCGTCGGCAACGAGCAGAAGGTGGAGGTCTTCGTCAATCTCGCCCGGCGGCTCCAGTCCCTGGTCCACCGGGAGATCCAGCTCCTCGACGACCTGGAGAACGAGGTCGAGGACCCCGAACTCCTCAAGGGCCTCTTCCACGTCGACCACCTCGCCACCCGCATCCGCCGCCACGCCGAGAACCTCGCCGTCCTCGGCGGTGCCGTATCCCGCCGCCAGTGGTCCAACCCCGTCACCATGACCGAGGTCCTGCGGTCCGCCATCGCCGAGGTCGAGCAGTACCCCCGGGTCAAACTCGTCCCGCCGATCGACGGCACCCTCCGGGGCCACGCCGTCGCCGACGTCATCCACCTCCTGGCCGAACTGGTCGAGAACGCGACCCTCTTCTCCGCCCCCCACACCCAGGTACTGCTGCGCGCCCAGTACGTCACCGCCGGGCTCGCCGTCGAGGTCGAGGACCGCGGCCTCGGCATGCCCGCCGACGAACAGACCAGGATGAACGCGCTCCTCGCCGACCCCGACCAGGTGAACGTCGCCCACCTCCTCCAGGACGGGCGTATCGGACTCTTCGTCGTCTCCGCCCTGGCCCGCCGCCACGGCATCGCCGTACGGCTCCGGACCAATATCTACGGCGGAGTGCAGGCCGTCCTCGTCCTCCCGCAGGGGCTGCTCGGCACCGACCCGGAGGGGCTGCGCACGGGCGGCAGCCTCGTACCGTCCCCCTCGGGCCGCACCCGCCGGGCCCGTAACCGCTTCGACGCACCGCTCCCCGTTCCCGCGGCCGTACCGGTACCGGCGGGTGACGGTGGGACGCGACTCCGGCCCGCCCCGCATCCCGTGCCCCGGCCCCCGGGGCCACTTCCGGTGCGCACCGAGAACCCCGACCGGCGCAACCCGGCCACCGCCGCCCTGACCGGCGCCCCGCCGCACCCGTTCCGTACCCCCGCCGACCACGACTTCCCCCGCTACGAGCCGGTCTACGAACCCCGCCACGCCGCCCCGGCCGGGCCCGGGGAACCCGAGCGGCCCCGACTGCCCCGGCGGCGCGTCCAGGAACACCTCGTTCCGCAGCTGCGGACGCCCCCGCCGCCCCGGCGGCCCGACGAGAACGCCGTCCACGACCCCGGACTGATGGCCGCCTTCCAGCGCGGCATCACCCTCGCCGAGGCCGCGGACGCCCAGCACCGCCAGGAACGGCAGCACAGCCCCCGGCCGCACCACGAAACCCCGACCGCCTCGCACGCCCCCATGACCGCGCCCGGCGATCCGCGGCGCAACGACACCACCACCAAGGAGTAG
- a CDS encoding roadblock/LC7 domain-containing protein: MASDVPNGPVPDLDWLLSGLVQRVPYTRNAVLLSSDGLVKSVHGLDQDAADHMAALASGLYSLGRSAGARFGDGGEVRQVVVELDSTLLFVSTAGSGTCLAVLAGREADAAVLGYEMAMLVKSVRPYLVTPARQQAGAVGAPGH, encoded by the coding sequence ATGGCGAGCGACGTGCCGAACGGCCCCGTGCCGGATCTCGACTGGCTGCTCAGCGGCCTCGTCCAGCGTGTGCCGTACACCCGGAACGCGGTCCTCCTCTCCTCCGACGGGCTGGTGAAGTCCGTCCACGGACTCGACCAGGACGCCGCCGACCATATGGCGGCCCTCGCCTCCGGCCTCTACTCCCTGGGCCGCAGCGCCGGGGCCCGCTTCGGCGACGGGGGAGAGGTCCGCCAGGTGGTCGTCGAGCTGGACTCCACCCTGCTGTTCGTCTCCACCGCCGGATCAGGTACCTGCCTCGCGGTGCTCGCGGGCCGTGAGGCCGACGCCGCCGTCCTCGGCTACGAGATGGCCATGCTGGTCAAGAGCGTGCGGCCGTATCTCGTCACTCCGGCCCGTCAGCAGGCCGGAGCCGTCGGCGCACCGGGGCACTGA